In Lacinutrix sp. Bg11-31, the DNA window GTTTATTTGAAAAAGCTAAAACAAGAAATATAGCTTTATTACAAACCGAAAAAAACATAGCTATTAGCCAGTTGTCAATTAAATCTAATAGATCTGCTTATCTACCAACACTAGGTTTAGTTGGTACGTATGGTTGGAATAAAAACAATAATAATGCAGTAAGTTTTGTTGCAGTTTCTACAAATACAGGACTGTCTGCCGGTTTAAATTTATCTTGGAATATTTTTGATGGTGGTAGTACAATTACTCGAGTTAGAAATGCTAAAATTAATTTAGAAACACAACAACTACAAAAGGATAATATTTTAATTAGTATTACACGAGAGTTTAATAATGTTTGGGACGATTTCACAAACAAATTAGAGATTTATAACCTTCAAGAAAACAGCATTGTAACTGCTCAAAATAATTTTAATCGTACGCAAGAGAAATATAAAATAGGACAAGTTAATTCTATAGAGTTTAGACAGGCACAGCTTAATTTACTTAATGCTGAGTTGAGTAAAAATCAAGCTAAGTTTTCTGCAAAATTAGCCGAATTAAATTTGTTGCAGTTAAGTGGAGAGTTGCTTAATATTTCTTTTTAATTTACTGTGAGCATGTGTTTTAGTATTGTTTAGTTGTTTTTTAGCGATGTTTTTATATTTTCGATGAAATACATATACCGTTCAACGAAAAAATTTGTAATTAATGGTGTTTTAGTTTAGCTTTACTTCATATTAGTCCCAATAAACTAAACCACAATGAAAAATTTACAACTTACTATAGTTTTTCTTTTTATAACACTGTTAAGTTTTGCTGGAATTTCTAATACAGAAAAAGAAGCATTAGTTGCATTGCATACTTCCACAAATGGAGAGCAATGGACTAAAAAATGGGATTTGAGTGCAGATGTTACTACATGGTATGGTGTAACAATAGAAAATAGTAGAGTTGTTGAACTTAATCTACAATTCAATAACTTAAACGGAACACTTCCTCAGCAAATAGGAAACTTAATAGCTTTAAGAAAAATTAATTTAGGTTTTAATAAACTATCTGGAAATCTACCATCTTCAATATCTAATTTAAAAGGACTAATATCTTTAGAATTGTTTTTAAATAAGTTTGAAGGTACTATTCCTTCGTTTTTAGGAGACCTAAAGAACTTAGAAGTTTTAGCATTATACAGTAATAGCTTTACAGGAACTATTCCAACAGAGCTTGCTACTTTAAATAACTTAAAAGAATTACAATTAGGAAGTAATTTTCTAACAGGTAATATACCAACAGAAATGGGTTTATTATCTAATCTTGAGAAATTAAGTTTAATAGATAACAAGTTAGAAGGGCATATACCTTTAGAGTTAACAGATTTAAAAAATTTAGAAGAACTAATACTTTCTGAAAATAAGTTAACAGGAAATTTACCATTACAATTTAGTCAATTAACCAAGTTAAGTACGTTAATGGTTAGTGATAATAATATGGATATAGAGTATGCTACAGTAGTAGAAGATAGAGCAAGTGTAAAAAACGCTATCGTAACGTTTAATAATACTTATGTAGTAGAAAGAGACTAAAATAGAATCTAAAATATTATAAAAAAGAGCCAGCTTAATAGTTGGCTCTTTTTTATTTTTACATAAAACCATATAATAGTATGTTCGAGCACTTTTTTCAATGCCCTTATTGCTGGGAAACAGTATCAATGTTACTTGATAGTAGTGTTAAAGATCAAACTTATGTAGAGGATTGTGAGGTTTGTTGTAACCCAATTCAACTTTCTCCAAAGTTTTTTGATTCGGAACTAGTTGGTTTTGAAGCCTTAAATATAGAACAGTAATTTTTTGTTAAATAATGCTTGGAATATGTAAAAAGCATTGTATATTTGCAGTCCCAAATAATTTGGTTGGTATTATGAGCCAAAAGTTAAAAGCTAAGAAAATTATTTAGGATTTAAATCGCGGGATAGAGCAGTAGGTAGCTCGTCGGGCTCATAACCCGAAGGTCACTGGTTCGAGTCCAGTTCCCGCTACTAAACAAAGCTTCACAGAAATGTGAGGCTTTTTTTGTGCGTTAGTTATAACATAGCTAGAATTAACTGATGTTTTATTTTAATCTATAATAAGGTTCTTAATATTTTAAATAAGTAGTATTTATTTAATTTTATAATTCTATTGTGTTTAGAATTAAAATTGCTTCAGAATTAAAGTATTACATATTCCTTTATAGCTTTACTTCTTTCTTATTTATAATAAGTCTTTGGTCTACTTTATTTTATGACTAGATACTAATTCAAAACAAAAAGCTCTTCAAATAGAAGAGCTTTTAAATTTCAGAAAGGTTTTTAGAAAATAATTTTACAACTTAATAAGTTTAGTGGTCCAAGTTGCACCTAATTTGTTTTCTATTTGAACTAAATACAATCCTTTTGAAATGTTATCTATATTAAATGCTTTACCTTTATTATAATCGCCTATAAAACTTTTTATTAACTTTCCTGAGACATCATAAATTGAAAGCTTAGAAACATCTTTATTTACAGAAAAAGTTGTTTGTACAGGATTAGGAGATATTTCTAATCCTTTAATTAAATCGTTAGTTTTTATTCCTAACGTTTGCGAATACACATATGCTGTGGTTGGTTTCCAATAAATATTTGAATTTGTAGTTCCATTCCAGTCATCTGCAAGATATATAGAATAGCCTGTAATGTTTTGGTTATTTAGTTGTATGCTATATGTTTCAACTCCATCATTAAGGGAGACTTGCATAGTAGTTGAACTTAGTAATGTGAACTTAAAGTTAAAATCTGTATAAGTTGTAGACCCATTAATTGAAGTTGCATCTATAGCTCCTCCATTAGAAACAACTTCTATTGGAGGATAAGTACCTCCATTACCATTCATATTTACTTGTACAGCATAATTATTGTGCCTATCAGCCCAAGTAGCCGTAGAAGTAGGACTTGATAAAAGCGCAATACCTATTTGTCCATATGCTCTAGTTGCATTAAGTTTAATTGTAAAGCTATCTCCAATTGCCATTGTTGATGGAATTCCTCCTGGTAGTCCAGTTTCGGTGAAATTTCTAAAAGCTACAACTTGTTTATTGTTATTATTAGCCCACATGCCAATGTTCTCCGTACCGTCATCAAACATGTCGGCACCATCTGAAACTATAGTGTAATTTGCTTTTTTTTGTAGATAATTAACAGTTGTTTGAGCATTTAACCCAAATGCACAAACTATTAATAATAGAAAATAATTTTTTTTCATAATGTAGAATTTTAGTTAATAATTAATCGTTTAGAAACTGTTTGATTAAGGTTGCTTAATCTTAATAGATATAGTCCTTGAGAGAAATTTGAGATGTCAAATTTATATTTCGAATCAAAACTCCCTTCAAATGTTTTAACAAGTTTTCCAGTAGTATCGTAAACCAATACTTTATCCAATGGCGTATTTACCTGAAATAATTTTGAAGCAGGATTTGGATACACTGTAGCGTTTAAAAAAGTTTCAAAATTCTTAATAGAAAGTGTTGACTCTTGATTTCCAAATATTTTAAATCCTCCAGCAGGAATATTTATTGTATTAGTAGTGTTTGTAACGTTAATAGTTGTGTTCCCTGTTACATCCATTAAATCGTGCCATGTACCAGTGTAAGGGAAGTTAGGAACTATATCTTGTGCGTTTACATCAAAATTAGCTAAAATCACTACGTTTTTAAGTTGAGTAGAAGGTAGGGCGTCATCCCAAATATATATTTTTGGAGTGATACTATTATCTGCTTGGTTTATAGTATAATTACC includes these proteins:
- a CDS encoding Two component regulator three Y domain protein; this translates as MKNLQLTIVFLFITLLSFAGISNTEKEALVALHTSTNGEQWTKKWDLSADVTTWYGVTIENSRVVELNLQFNNLNGTLPQQIGNLIALRKINLGFNKLSGNLPSSISNLKGLISLELFLNKFEGTIPSFLGDLKNLEVLALYSNSFTGTIPTELATLNNLKELQLGSNFLTGNIPTEMGLLSNLEKLSLIDNKLEGHIPLELTDLKNLEELILSENKLTGNLPLQFSQLTKLSTLMVSDNNMDIEYATVVEDRASVKNAIVTFNNTYVVERD
- a CDS encoding T9SS type A sorting domain-containing protein, producing MKKNYFLLLIVCAFGLNAQTTVNYLQKKANYTIVSDGADMFDDGTENIGMWANNNNKQVVAFRNFTETGLPGGIPSTMAIGDSFTIKLNATRAYGQIGIALLSSPTSTATWADRHNNYAVQVNMNGNGGTYPPIEVVSNGGAIDATSINGSTTYTDFNFKFTLLSSTTMQVSLNDGVETYSIQLNNQNITGYSIYLADDWNGTTNSNIYWKPTTAYVYSQTLGIKTNDLIKGLEISPNPVQTTFSVNKDVSKLSIYDVSGKLIKSFIGDYNKGKAFNIDNISKGLYLVQIENKLGATWTTKLIKL
- a CDS encoding CPXCG motif-containing cysteine-rich protein, coding for MFEHFFQCPYCWETVSMLLDSSVKDQTYVEDCEVCCNPIQLSPKFFDSELVGFEALNIEQ